AATAAAATTTTTGATCCTTACTTTAGCACAAAAGAAGAAAATGTTGGAACAGGGTTAGGTCTTTATATGGGCAAGACTATTATTGAAAAACATTTAGGCGGAACTATAGAGGTTATCAACCAAAGCGATACAGAAGGTCGTGTTATTGGTGCATGTTTTCTTATAAAACTGCCATACAATAGGAAATAAGGAGGGAGAAATTATGATTACTACAGTTGAATTAAAACTTAAAAACATAATAGAAGCTCTGAAGAACTCCTCAGGTCAACAGTTTTTTGAGAATATAGTTCTTAGCTTGGCTTCTACTATTAATGTTGACTATGTTTTCATTGCCCGACTTGATGACAAAAAAATCAACTCCACTACAATTGCCCTTGCCGCAAAAGGCGAAATTGTCGATAATTTTGTATATGATTTAAAAGATACACCCTGTGCTGATGTCAGTGATAACTCTGTTTGCTGCTTTACACAAGGGATAACTAAACTTTACCCAAAAGACCAACTTCTTATCGATATGAATATTGAATCCTATATAGGTACTCCATTGCAAGACTCCAAAGGTAATGTTATGGGGCTAATAGTAGCTCTGTCAGAGAAAAAAATAGAGAATGAAGATTTTATTAAAACACTCTTTGAAGTTTTCTCAGGGAGAATAGCCGTAGAGTTGGAGAGAGAAATACTTGAGGCTAGTAACCGTGAGTATAAAGAGCGATTAGAGTTGGCTCTAGAGGGGAGCAGTGACGGACTATGGGATTGGGACTTAACTACAAATGAGTTATACCTATCTCCTAGATACAAAGAGATGCTTGGATATAAAGATGATGAACTCTCAAATGAGTATTCAACATGGTATAACAATACCCATCCTGATGACATTGAAGAAATTTTACATAAAGTTGACTCTTATATAGCCCATAAAATAACTGTTTTTGAGCACACTTTTAGAATGAAACACAAAGACGGCTCATGGGTGTGGATTTTAGGACGGGGGAAAGCTCAGTTTGATAAAGATGACAAAGCCGTTCGTATGGTTGGCTACCATACTGATATGACAGAGAGCAAGACAAGAGAGCAAGAAACAATTAAATTAAAAACTCTGCTTGGCAACATAATCGACTCTGTTGAGAATATTATATTTGTAAAAGATGAAAATTTCATATATATAGAGTGTAATACCGCCTTTGAAAAAAGTGTTGGAAAGTCACACAAAGAAATTTTAGGTAAAAATGATTACGAACTCTTCGACAAAAAAACTGCTGACTTTTTTAGAACAAAAGACAAAATGGTAATATCTGAGAACAAAACTCTCTCTAACTATGAATGGGTAACTCGCCCAGATGGGACAGAAGTGTACTATCTTACGGTAAAAACTACACTTCGTAATTCAGAAGGCAAAGTCATTGGTATTGTCGGAAACTCAATAGATGTTACTGAAGAGTATAAAACACAGCATGAGATATCTAGACTAAAATCTGCACTTGAGAGAAGTCCTGTTTCAATAGTTATGACAGACAAAGATGGAATTATTGAGTATGTCAATCCAAATACCTCTACTGTCAGCGGTTACTCTAAAGAGGAGCTAATAGGTAAAAATCCAAGGATACTCAAGTCAGGCTATATCAATGATGAAGAGTATAAAAAGGTATGGGAACATATCAGTAGCGGGGAGGTATGGACAGGAGATTTTAAAAATATTGCCAAAGATGGTTCTATTTTTTGGGAAGAAACAACCATACTCCCATCCTTTAATAAAGACAACGAAGTAGACGGGTATATAGCTTTCAAACTAGAAATTACAGAAAAAGTACATTTAAAACAAGAGCTGAAGAACCAAGAAGAGATTATGATTGCCCAATCCCGCCATGCTGCGATGGGTGAGATGATAAGCATGATAGCACATCAGTGGAGACAGCCTATAAGTGTGATTGCTATGGGAGCAAATAACATTTTAGCTGATATAGAGCTAGACATGGTTGATATAAATAATCTTGCAATTGGTGCAAAAGAAATAATAAGACAAACTCAAGAGCTCTCAAATACCATTGATGATTTCAGGGGCTTCTTTAGACCGGGAAAAACGCTCGAAGATATTTTGCCAGAAGATGTTTTTAAAGATGCTTTTGGCGTGATTGGGAAATCTTTACAAAATAACAATATTGAAATTATTCAAGAATTTCATAATGGCAAAAAGATTACAACTCACTCAAGAGAGCTAATGCAGGTTCTTATAAATATACTCAACAACGCAAAAGAAGCACTGATTGAAAGTGGTGTTAAAGAGAGAAAAATATTTATATCAATAAATGGTATAAGCAATGGGGTAGAGATTACGATTTGTGATAATGCAGGCGGGATAAAAGAGGATATAATAAATAAAATATTTGATCCTTACTTTAGCACTAAAAACCAAAATGTTGGCACAGGGCTGGGTCTGTATATGAGTAAAACAATTATTGAAAAACATTTAGGCGGGATTTTAAAAGTTTATAACAAACATTACACTCAAGAGTCAGTAGTTGGTGCATGTTTTACTATTGAACTGCCATTTAATAAAAATAAAGGAGAAAATCATGAATGATATTAAAGAATTAAGAGAACATGTAAAAGATTTAAAAGTGCTGTTTGTTGATGATGAAGAGATGGTCAGAGATGGCACCGGCATTTTTCTTCGTAAATTTTTTGATAATGTAATTATCTGTTGTGATGGTGAGGATGGGCTTAAAACATTTAAAGAATCTCAAGACTTCGATATAGTCATAACAGATGTCGTAATGCCAAAGATGGATGGAATCACTATGATTAAAAATATAAAAAAGATTAATCCTGACATTTTCACTATATTTATAACCGCTTCAAGAGAGTTGGAAGATGCGCAGGACAGACTCAGCAATATAACAATTAAAAAACCGATTTCATTTGATGACATAATAATGATTATGCAGACAGTAGGTACACTTAAGTGATAAGTTTAAAAAACCTCAAAGAGTTGAGTGAAAATTTTTCTGTCCTTTATGTCGAGGACGATATTGCAATTCAGACGACAATGAGAAGATATCTTAAAAAATTCTTCTCTACTCTTGTTGTTGCCTGCGACGGAGAGGAGGGGTTAAACTTTTATAAAAAAGAGAACTTCGACATAGTTATAACTGATTTATCGATGCCAAAAATGAATGGTGCAGATATGATAAAGAGTATAAAAGAGATAAATGAAAATCAATCAGTTTTAATTACAACCGCATATAGTGAGTCACAACATTTATATAGTGCTTTTAAAATGGGAGTAGACGGGTATATTATCAAACCATTTGATATGGAGCAGTTAAATCAAGAACTTTATAAAATAGTTAATAAACTTAAAAAATTTCAAGAGAATGAGATTTACAAAAAACAGCTAAAAGAGATGGTAGAGCAAAAAACATCAGAGCTTAACGCTACCATTAAATACCAACACTACAATTATGAAAAAACACTTTTATCTATGGTGGAGATGATAGAGGAGAGAGACACCTACACCGCCGGACACAGCAAAAGAGTTGCCGAATATTGTAAAATAATAGCAAAACAAATGGGCTATGACGATGCTGATTGTACAAAAATATATCAAGCAGGGATACTCCACGATATTGGAAAAGTTGCAACTCCGGATTCTGTACTTTTAAACCCCAAGACTCTAAGCGGCATAGAGTATAAACTTATCCAAGAACATGTAGAGGTTAGCTATAAACTTTTGAGTCATATACCAATGTTTACGTATCTTGCAGATATAGTTAAATCACATCATGAAAGGTATGACGGAAAAGGGTATCCCCGCGGGTTGTCAAAAGATGAGATAGCGCCGCTCTCTAGAATAATGATTGTAGCCGATGCTTTTGATGCCATGACAACCAACAGAATATACAAAGCAAGAAAAAGTGTTAATGAGGCCTTGAAGGAACTAGCACAATTAAGCTCTAAACAATTTCATCCCGAAGTTGTTGAGAGCGCTCTTATAGCACTTAAAAACATCTCTATAGACTCCAATATAAGCCAGATACCTAGAACTAAACTAGAGAGGGAGAGGTTCTCGTATTTTTACAAAGACACCCTTAGTGATGTTTACAATCAAAACTATCTGGATATCTCCTTAATGAAAAATAAGATTAGCAAAGAGTTTAGGCACCTATATATATTTAATCTTGAAAACTTTTCTCAATATAACAAAAAATATAGCTGGCAAGAGGGTGACAAACTGCTACGCAATTTTGCAAACTGCTTAGACAACTACTTTGCATACTCTGATGTTTTTAGAATTTTTGGTGATGATTTTGTAGTTATGAGTGCCAAAGAAGATGATGTAGATAAACTGCTTCCGCTTCTCGACGAACTTGTAAGAGAGACGGAGATTGAGTACACGCTAAAAGGGGTAGATTTAACTAAACTCAGTATAAATAATATTTCTGAAATAGAAAATATCTACAATATTTAGCTTAAACTCAAAATCTCAAATCCGCTATATATTAAATAAGCCGAGAGGCTTAAACCTAAAATTATCAATAGTATCTTTTTTATTTTTTCAATTTTATTCATGGTGAAATTTTATCACATTTTATATCTAATTTTGCATCTTCAATTACTAAAGCACCCTTTTATACCAAAAAAGATAAAATCTATTTATGATAAAAAGAGTCCAAACTAAACAAATTTTTGTAGGTAATGTTGCAGTTGGCGGTGATGCTCCAATAAGCACACAATCTATGACATATTCAAAAACCTCTGATGTTACAGCAACGGTTGAGCAGATAAGAAGGCTCCATTTTGCAGGTTGTGACATAGTTAGAGTAGCTGTTCCTGACATGGAAGATGCTCTTGCCCTTAAAAGCATAAAAGAGCAGATATCTCTACCTCTTGTTGCAGATATTCACTTCAATTATAAACTGGCCTTAATTGCTGCAGAAGTAGTTGACTGCATACGAATCAATCCTGGAAATATTGGTTCACGTGAGCGTGTAAAAGAGGTTGTAAAAGCTTGTCAAGCACGAAATATCCCAATAAGAATCGGTGTAAATGCAGGAAGCTTAGAAAAAGAGTTTTTAAACAAGTATGGACAAAGTGCTGAGGGGATGGTCGCGTCTGCCGAGTACAATATAAAATATCTCGAGGATTTAGGTTTTAGTGACATCAAAATATCATTAAAAGCCAGCGATGTTGGGAGAACTGTAGATGCCTACAGAATGTTACGCCCAAAGAACAACTACCCGTTTCATTTAGGCGTTACAGAAGCGGGAACTCTTTTTCATGCAACTGTTAAAAGCTCAATAGGTCTTGGTGCGCTACTTCTTGATGGAATCGGCGACACTATGAGAGTCTCAATAACAGGCGAGTTAGAAGAGGAGATAAATGTTGCACGAGCTATTTTAAAAGATAGCGGCGCAGTAAAAGACGGGCTAAATATTATCTCTTGCCCTACATGTGGAAGAATTGAAGCCGACCTGGTTACGGCTGTTGGCGAGATAGAGAAAAGAACTGCACATATAAAAGCTCCTCTGAATGTTTCAGTTATGGGATGTGTTGTAAATGCCATTGGTGAAGCGGCTCATGCAGATGTAGCAATCGCTTATGGCAAAGGAAAAGGTCTAATAATGGTAAAAGGTGAAGTTGTGGCTAATTTAAACGAGAGTGAGCTTGTAGACAGATTTATAGAAGAAGTTGAAAACGCAGCGAGGAATCAGAATGATTAATTTCTCACCGACAGGTGTAGCTTCAGTGACTGAAGATAGTCTGGACTTGTTCAGACTATCTGAGAAAAGGTAATAGATGCAAGATAATTTATATAACCTGGCTTTTGAACGCTCAATACTTAGTTCAATTGTTTTTGAACCTCAGCAGTTTGATGAACTAAGCGTTGCTCTTAGAGAGGATGATTTCTACCTTCCTGCTCATCAGGACATATTTAAAGTAATGGTTAAACTCCTTCAAAAAGATCACCCTATTGATGAAGAGTTTATTAAAAAAGAGCTTATTAAAATCAAGAAATTTGACGAGCAGGTTATGCTTGAGATTTTATCAGCAAATCCTATCTCAAATACAAAAGCGTATGTAGAGGAGATAAAAGACAAATCTCTCAAACGACACCTTCTAACTCTAACTACAGAGATAAAAAGAGTTACAGTTGAAGAGGAACTCTCAAGTGCAGAAGTTATTGATATTGTCGAGAAAAAGCTCTACGAGATAACGCAAGACAACCAAACCAGCGACTTTAAAGACTCTCCAAAGATGACCTTTGACACAATGGCATATATCAAAGAGATGAAAGAGCGTGGAAACAATATTTTAGTTGGTGTCGACACAGGCTACCATGAACTAAACAAAATGACTACCGGTTTTGGTAAGGGAGACTTAGTAATCATAGCGGCCCGTCCTGCTATGGGAAAAACCTCTTTTATTTTAAACACCGTAAACAGCCTTATTATGCAAGGCAAAGGTGTTGCTTTTTTCTCTTTAGAGATGCCGGCTGAACAACTTATGCTTAGACTTCTATCTATACAAACCTCTATTCCTCTGCAAAAATTACGCGTTGGAGATATGAATGATGACCAGTGGAGTTCTCTAAATGGAGCGATAGAGAGGATGAATGATGCAAAGCTATATGTTGATGACCACGGAAGTATCAACATTAATCAGCTTCGCTCAAAACTTAGAAAACTAAAAAACAAACACCCTGAAATAGAGATTGCAGTAATTGACTACCTCCAAATTATGAGTGGCGTTGGAACACAAGACAGACATCTTCAAGTATCAGAGATGTCTCGTGGGTTAAAGATGCTCGCCCGTGAGCTTAATATGCCCATAGTAGCACTCTCTCAGCTAAACCGTGGACTAGAGTCAAGAAATGACAAACGACCTATGTTAAGCGATATTCGTGAGTCTGGTTCTATTGAGCAGGATGCAGATATTATCTTGTTTGTTTACCGTGATGATGTTTACCTATACAAAGAGGAAAAAGAGCGCGAAAAAGCTGCAAAAGCTGATGGTAAAGAGTTTATCTCAGAGTATGTAGAAAAAGAGGAAGAGGATGCTGAGATAATCATCGGAAAGCAGAGAAATGGTCCAACGGGTCATGTCAAACTTGTTTTTCAGAAGAAACTCACCCGCTTTGTTGATGCGCAACCTTTTGCAAAAGGTGTTGAGACAGTCTACGAGAACGTAGATACTCGCTCCGCTAATATTAATGTTTCTAACGATATGGTTTCGATGCCAGCGCTTTGAGTGAAAAATTCTTAAATGCAAAATTATTAAATGACGAAGAGAGTCTCACTTTTTAACACAAAAAGAGAGTTTCTTCTATTTTTACTTACATGTACATTTATCCTCTTCTACTCACTTCTTATAGAGTACCAAAACTATAAACAACTAAACCGTTTTGATTCGCAAATAGTCTCTGCGACAGTTCTTAAGCAGTATGAAAAAATAAAAGATAGTAAAACATTTCAAGTGCTAAAACTAAAAAGCGAAGAGGGTTTTACTTTTTACAGCAGTGCTAAAAAATCATTTGAACATGTAGAAGGCAAAAAGTTAAAACTTGTAATCTTCGCAGGTGAGATAAGTTTTTATGAGTATCTGACAAGCTTTTATGCCCACTCAAAAGTAAAATATATCGATGTTACACCTACACTAAAGGATAAACTAAACACATACATCTCTTCTGTGCACCATACAGGGAATTCTTTTGGCGAAGATAAAAATATTGCAAATATTTATCAAGCTCTATACACCGCTACTCCTTTAAATAAAGAGCTGCAAAGCACATTTTCCACTCTTGGAGTCTCACATCTTTTGGCAATAAGCGGATTTCACCTTGGTGTTCTTAGTGCCCTGCTCTTCTTTTTGATAAAACCTGTTTACAGCTATTTTCAAAATAAATATTTTCCTTATAGAAACTCAAAATTTGATATATTTTTTATTGTAGCCTTAATGCTTCTTGCTTATCTGCTCTTTTTAGACTCTCCACCATCACTGCTTCGTGCTTTTGCTATGCTTGTTATCGGGTTTGTACTTTACGACAGAGGGATTAAGATAGTCTCAATGCAAACTCTTCTTTTAACAGTTATACTTCTACTCTCTTTTTTTCCCAAACTAGTTTTTGCTCTTGGTTTTTGGCTATCGGTTAGTGGAGTTTTTTACATATTTTTATTTCTTATACACTTTAAAGATTTAAATAAAATATGGCAATTCATATTAGTTCCATTTTGGGTTTACTTATTAATGGTTCCATTTTCATTAACAATTTTTGGAAATTTCAGCATCTACCATCCACTCTCAATTGTCTGGACAACGCTTTTTACTCTGTTTTACCCGCTAAGTATATTTCTACATGTAGTAGGTTATGGAGATTTGTTTGATAATTTACTGCAGAGTTTAATATTTTTAGGTCAAGAGGGGCTACATGTAGAGTTAAGCTATAAACTTCTCGCTCTACATGTAACGTTTTCGATTATTAGCGTTTATAGGAAAAGCTTTCTCTGGCTACTGCTCGTTTTTAGTCTCTTTGTTTTTATATATGCGGTTTATCATATAACATAGTTTAAGCCCATATATAAAAATAACCCACGAGACATAAATCCATAAAAACAAAAACATCAAAATAGCAAAAGAGCCATACATAGTCGCATATCCCTTGTTATAAAAAGTATACTCAATAAAAGCATTCTTAGAGATACTAAACACTATGGATATTACAAATGAACTAATAAGTGATGCTTTTGGATTTATCTTTGTGTTTGCGGAGATTTGAAATATGAGAAAAAATAGTGCCCAAATAATCAGATACGGTATAACGGGAAGTATATTTATAACAGATGCAATTTCATTTGACTCTATAACCGTAGCCAGCATAGCCGTTATGTAAAAAGATACTCCAAGTGCAATCGGAGTTAAAGTAAGAAGTGTCCAGTAAGTTGTTACAGACTCCCAAAGTGTTCTCTTTTGTGCATGAAAAATCTTATTTGCTATATGTTCAAAATCTTGGAAAAACAGAAGTGATGTAACTAAAACCATAACAAGACCAATAACACTCATTTTTGCAGAGTTAGCTAAAAACTTATCTATATGCCCCATCATCATTTCAGAATTTACAGGCATAAGGTTTGAAAATATAAATGTTTTTATGCTCATATAATATTCTGCAAACGACGGCAGAGATGTTAGAAGTGTTAGCATAATCAAAAGCAGAGGGATAATAGTAAAGATAGTGTAAAAACTGAGGCTCGCAGCATAAAGAGAGAGATCTTTATCTGCAAAAGCAGCTAAGAAAAATTTTGTATGTCTGTAAAGTTTATATAATTTTTCTTTTAACATGTGGCTTGACTCCCAATCAGTTAAGCCCCATCTTGGCAGGGTTTAAAATATTATTTGGATCAAAAGCCATCTTAATTGACTTAAACAGATTCATCTCTTCATCAGAAAAAGCCATTCTCATATATGGCGCTTTTGCAAGACCGATGCCGTGTTCACCTGAGAGTGTTCCTCCCAAATCTATTGTAGCTTGAAAAACCTCTTCTATCGCTTTGTAAGCTATTTTAACCTGCTCAGGGTCTTTGCCGTCAACCATTACATTTGTATGTACATTTCCATCACCGGTATGTCCAAAACATGGTATTTTTATATTGTATTTGTCAGCGATTGCATAGAATTTTTCCAACAGTTCAGGCAATGCTGAACGTGGAACTGTTACATCTTCATTAAGTTTTTTACTTCCATAAATACTTAGCGATTGAGAAGCGTTACGGCGAGCAAACCAGATATCTGATGCTTCGGCTTTGTCTTTTGCAATTTTAAATTCCGTACAACCGTTTTCACGAAAAACTTTCTCAATCTGAGCAAGTTGAAAATTCAAATCTTCTTCTAAATTTCCATCAACATCTGTAACTAAAAGTGCACCTGCATCAACAGGCAAACCTTTTTTAAATGTCTGCTCAACTGCCCTAATAGTCAAATTATCTAAAAACTCCATGGCAACTGGTGTTATACCGCTAGCCATAGTTTTATAAACAGCTTCCATGGCATCACTTACGCTAGAGAAAATCCCCATAGCCGTTTTAGTCAACTTTGGCTTAGGAATAAGTTTTAGTGTTATCTCACTAAGAACTGCAAGAGTCCCTTCGCTTGCTATCAAAATTCCGCTAATGTTATAACCAGCCACATCCTTGATAGTTCTTTTTCCCGCTTTAATGATATCGCCGTTTGGCAAAACTGCACGGGTTGCCATTACATAGTCTTTTGTGATTCCGTACTTCGCAGCTCTCATCCCGCCAGCATTTTCACTTACATTTCCACCTAGAGTTGAGTAGTCCTGAGAAGCAGGATCTGGTGGATAAAACAGACCTAACTCCTCTACAGCACGCTGTAAGTCCATATTTATAACACCTGGCTGAACAATTGCCACCATGTTTTTCATATCAATCTCTAAGATTTTATTCATATGCTTTTCCATCGCAAGGACAATTCCACCACTGCTTGGAAGTGCTCCACCTGTGAAACCGCTCCCTGCTCCGCGAGGAACAATTATGATTCTATGCTCATTACAATACTTTAAAATATTGCTTATATCCTCTTCATTCCTTGGAAATATTACTGCATCTGGCTCAAAATGCTCACGTGTTGCATCATAAGAGTAAGCTATAAGATGTGCCTTGTCGCTATAGATATTCTCTTCACCTACAATAGTGCTAAAATGTTTTAAATGTTTAACATCAATCATTACTTCACCTTTGTCTTAAAAGCTTCAAACTTCTCTTGTAATTTTTTATTTTCAGGATTGGCATCTACTAAAAGTTCATAGTAGTAAGGCTCATAACTCTCTAGTTCGCTACTACCCTCTCCCCACCAATTTGCATCTATCTCTGGAACTCTTGTATAAAAAGGGAGATTGGTGCTATTTTGTGGAAGTTTAGCCTCTGATACTGTTAAAATTTTAAAGCTTTTAGCATCTACAGTATATATAGCTTCTTCTAAAAATATAAAAACCAAACCAACAGAGGTTGTTTCACTCATCTTTGTGAAGTCTTCTCTAAGCGGTGTCGGGTGCCCATTAAACGATAATATAGTTGCAAAAATATCTGGATGTACCCATTGAAGTTTTGTGCTTTTGGTTACTCTATAGTATATCTCTTCATTTGGGACAATCAACAATCCTCTTGTGTACCCAAATGCCAATACTGCCTCATCTCCAACTTCTACATGCCATTTTCCACTAGGAAGCGCACCGTTTGTCAACTCACTGTATTCGCTTAGGAGAAGCTTTGCTATTTGCGTATCTTTG
The sequence above is drawn from the Candidatus Sulfurimonas baltica genome and encodes:
- a CDS encoding PAS domain S-box protein, with protein sequence MITTVELKLKNIIEALKNSSGQQFFENIVLSLASTINVDYVFIARLDDKKINSTTIALAAKGEIVDNFVYDLKDTPCADVSDNSVCCFTQGITKLYPKDQLLIDMNIESYIGTPLQDSKGNVMGLIVALSEKKIENEDFIKTLFEVFSGRIAVELEREILEASNREYKERLELALEGSSDGLWDWDLTTNELYLSPRYKEMLGYKDDELSNEYSTWYNNTHPDDIEEILHKVDSYIAHKITVFEHTFRMKHKDGSWVWILGRGKAQFDKDDKAVRMVGYHTDMTESKTREQETIKLKTLLGNIIDSVENIIFVKDENFIYIECNTAFEKSVGKSHKEILGKNDYELFDKKTADFFRTKDKMVISENKTLSNYEWVTRPDGTEVYYLTVKTTLRNSEGKVIGIVGNSIDVTEEYKTQHEISRLKSALERSPVSIVMTDKDGIIEYVNPNTSTVSGYSKEELIGKNPRILKSGYINDEEYKKVWEHISSGEVWTGDFKNIAKDGSIFWEETTILPSFNKDNEVDGYIAFKLEITEKVHLKQELKNQEEIMIAQSRHAAMGEMISMIAHQWRQPISVIAMGANNILADIELDMVDINNLAIGAKEIIRQTQELSNTIDDFRGFFRPGKTLEDILPEDVFKDAFGVIGKSLQNNNIEIIQEFHNGKKITTHSRELMQVLINILNNAKEALIESGVKERKIFISINGISNGVEITICDNAGGIKEDIINKIFDPYFSTKNQNVGTGLGLYMSKTIIEKHLGGILKVYNKHYTQESVVGACFTIELPFNKNKGENHE
- a CDS encoding YihY family inner membrane protein encodes the protein MLKEKLYKLYRHTKFFLAAFADKDLSLYAASLSFYTIFTIIPLLLIMLTLLTSLPSFAEYYMSIKTFIFSNLMPVNSEMMMGHIDKFLANSAKMSVIGLVMVLVTSLLFFQDFEHIANKIFHAQKRTLWESVTTYWTLLTLTPIALGVSFYITAMLATVIESNEIASVINILPVIPYLIIWALFFLIFQISANTKINPKASLISSFVISIVFSISKNAFIEYTFYNKGYATMYGSFAILMFLFLWIYVSWVIFIYGLKLCYMINRIYKNKETKNEQ
- a CDS encoding plasminogen-binding N-terminal domain-containing protein, whose protein sequence is MKYIFLVFILAIELFGSVVKSPVVTVNSDETEVTIKIDKIDVGMSGFIVHKISKNHTTILKNAIVASYDKDTQIAKLLLSEYSELTNGALPSGKWHVEVGDEAVLAFGYTRGLLIVPNEEIYYRVTKSTKLQWVHPDIFATILSFNGHPTPLREDFTKMSETTSVGLVFIFLEEAIYTVDAKSFKILTVSEAKLPQNSTNLPFYTRVPEIDANWWGEGSSELESYEPYYYELLVDANPENKKLQEKFEAFKTKVK
- a CDS encoding response regulator transcription factor — its product is MNDIKELREHVKDLKVLFVDDEEMVRDGTGIFLRKFFDNVIICCDGEDGLKTFKESQDFDIVITDVVMPKMDGITMIKNIKKINPDIFTIFITASRELEDAQDRLSNITIKKPISFDDIIMIMQTVGTLK
- the ispG gene encoding flavodoxin-dependent (E)-4-hydroxy-3-methylbut-2-enyl-diphosphate synthase, which produces MIKRVQTKQIFVGNVAVGGDAPISTQSMTYSKTSDVTATVEQIRRLHFAGCDIVRVAVPDMEDALALKSIKEQISLPLVADIHFNYKLALIAAEVVDCIRINPGNIGSRERVKEVVKACQARNIPIRIGVNAGSLEKEFLNKYGQSAEGMVASAEYNIKYLEDLGFSDIKISLKASDVGRTVDAYRMLRPKNNYPFHLGVTEAGTLFHATVKSSIGLGALLLDGIGDTMRVSITGELEEEINVARAILKDSGAVKDGLNIISCPTCGRIEADLVTAVGEIEKRTAHIKAPLNVSVMGCVVNAIGEAAHADVAIAYGKGKGLIMVKGEVVANLNESELVDRFIEEVENAARNQND
- a CDS encoding ComEC/Rec2 family competence protein, which translates into the protein MTKRVSLFNTKREFLLFLLTCTFILFYSLLIEYQNYKQLNRFDSQIVSATVLKQYEKIKDSKTFQVLKLKSEEGFTFYSSAKKSFEHVEGKKLKLVIFAGEISFYEYLTSFYAHSKVKYIDVTPTLKDKLNTYISSVHHTGNSFGEDKNIANIYQALYTATPLNKELQSTFSTLGVSHLLAISGFHLGVLSALLFFLIKPVYSYFQNKYFPYRNSKFDIFFIVALMLLAYLLFLDSPPSLLRAFAMLVIGFVLYDRGIKIVSMQTLLLTVILLLSFFPKLVFALGFWLSVSGVFYIFLFLIHFKDLNKIWQFILVPFWVYLLMVPFSLTIFGNFSIYHPLSIVWTTLFTLFYPLSIFLHVVGYGDLFDNLLQSLIFLGQEGLHVELSYKLLALHVTFSIISVYRKSFLWLLLVFSLFVFIYAVYHIT
- a CDS encoding FAD-linked oxidase C-terminal domain-containing protein, whose protein sequence is MIDVKHLKHFSTIVGEENIYSDKAHLIAYSYDATREHFEPDAVIFPRNEEDISNILKYCNEHRIIIVPRGAGSGFTGGALPSSGGIVLAMEKHMNKILEIDMKNMVAIVQPGVINMDLQRAVEELGLFYPPDPASQDYSTLGGNVSENAGGMRAAKYGITKDYVMATRAVLPNGDIIKAGKRTIKDVAGYNISGILIASEGTLAVLSEITLKLIPKPKLTKTAMGIFSSVSDAMEAVYKTMASGITPVAMEFLDNLTIRAVEQTFKKGLPVDAGALLVTDVDGNLEEDLNFQLAQIEKVFRENGCTEFKIAKDKAEASDIWFARRNASQSLSIYGSKKLNEDVTVPRSALPELLEKFYAIADKYNIKIPCFGHTGDGNVHTNVMVDGKDPEQVKIAYKAIEEVFQATIDLGGTLSGEHGIGLAKAPYMRMAFSDEEMNLFKSIKMAFDPNNILNPAKMGLN
- a CDS encoding replicative DNA helicase; this translates as MQDNLYNLAFERSILSSIVFEPQQFDELSVALREDDFYLPAHQDIFKVMVKLLQKDHPIDEEFIKKELIKIKKFDEQVMLEILSANPISNTKAYVEEIKDKSLKRHLLTLTTEIKRVTVEEELSSAEVIDIVEKKLYEITQDNQTSDFKDSPKMTFDTMAYIKEMKERGNNILVGVDTGYHELNKMTTGFGKGDLVIIAARPAMGKTSFILNTVNSLIMQGKGVAFFSLEMPAEQLMLRLLSIQTSIPLQKLRVGDMNDDQWSSLNGAIERMNDAKLYVDDHGSININQLRSKLRKLKNKHPEIEIAVIDYLQIMSGVGTQDRHLQVSEMSRGLKMLARELNMPIVALSQLNRGLESRNDKRPMLSDIRESGSIEQDADIILFVYRDDVYLYKEEKEREKAAKADGKEFISEYVEKEEEDAEIIIGKQRNGPTGHVKLVFQKKLTRFVDAQPFAKGVETVYENVDTRSANINVSNDMVSMPAL
- a CDS encoding HD domain-containing phosphohydrolase, coding for MISLKNLKELSENFSVLYVEDDIAIQTTMRRYLKKFFSTLVVACDGEEGLNFYKKENFDIVITDLSMPKMNGADMIKSIKEINENQSVLITTAYSESQHLYSAFKMGVDGYIIKPFDMEQLNQELYKIVNKLKKFQENEIYKKQLKEMVEQKTSELNATIKYQHYNYEKTLLSMVEMIEERDTYTAGHSKRVAEYCKIIAKQMGYDDADCTKIYQAGILHDIGKVATPDSVLLNPKTLSGIEYKLIQEHVEVSYKLLSHIPMFTYLADIVKSHHERYDGKGYPRGLSKDEIAPLSRIMIVADAFDAMTTNRIYKARKSVNEALKELAQLSSKQFHPEVVESALIALKNISIDSNISQIPRTKLERERFSYFYKDTLSDVYNQNYLDISLMKNKISKEFRHLYIFNLENFSQYNKKYSWQEGDKLLRNFANCLDNYFAYSDVFRIFGDDFVVMSAKEDDVDKLLPLLDELVRETEIEYTLKGVDLTKLSINNISEIENIYNI